One Candidatus Synechococcus calcipolaris G9 genomic window carries:
- a CDS encoding ATP-binding protein, with amino-acid sequence MSEENLCFLLESLVSLPHETEWVEFKVNNADPEDIGQYLSALSNSAALQEKQTGYIVWGVEDTTHNILGTSFKPKSAKVGSQELENWLATQLEPRINFKICQFQCNGNNIVLFEIPRATYIPVKFKSIEYVRVGSYKKKLGEHPEKERQLWSIFSKYPFEKGISVENIREQDIPDYIDYPKYFELTSLKLPTDLSGILQRLEAEKLIVSKPGSSYDITNLGAILFAKNLSVFERLSRKAVRVIMYQGKNRIKTLREMQGHMGYAAGFEGLVSYINNLLPQNEVINEALRAETRMYPEIAIRELVANAIIHQNFDIGGTGPIVEIFSDRIEITNPGTPLIEPIRFIDQPPLSRNETLAAFMRRINVCEERGSGIDKVIHAVEMFQLPAPSFKVTDNHIQAILFAHKKLSDMDKDDKVRACYQHACLKFVSNEQMTNSSLRQRFSIASNNASIASRIISDTVVAGFIKPYDPSSESKKHAKYVPFWV; translated from the coding sequence ATGTCAGAGGAAAATTTGTGTTTCTTATTAGAAAGTCTAGTAAGCCTGCCCCATGAAACGGAGTGGGTTGAGTTTAAAGTAAATAATGCTGACCCAGAGGATATTGGACAATACTTATCAGCGCTTTCTAATTCTGCTGCCTTACAGGAAAAACAAACTGGTTACATAGTGTGGGGTGTTGAAGATACTACCCATAATATTTTGGGAACTAGTTTCAAGCCAAAATCCGCAAAAGTTGGGTCACAAGAGCTTGAAAATTGGCTTGCAACACAACTGGAGCCACGTATAAACTTTAAAATCTGTCAGTTTCAGTGTAATGGCAACAACATTGTCCTATTTGAAATTCCCCGTGCGACCTATATTCCTGTCAAGTTTAAGTCTATTGAATATGTAAGAGTAGGCAGTTACAAAAAGAAACTTGGAGAACATCCAGAAAAAGAACGGCAACTATGGTCGATCTTTTCCAAGTATCCTTTTGAAAAGGGAATTTCAGTGGAGAACATTAGAGAGCAAGATATACCAGACTATATAGATTATCCAAAGTATTTTGAACTTACAAGCTTAAAGCTTCCTACGGATTTATCCGGCATTCTTCAAAGACTAGAAGCAGAGAAGTTGATCGTGAGTAAGCCTGGTAGTTCTTATGACATTACTAATCTTGGTGCAATTCTATTTGCAAAAAATTTGTCGGTATTTGAACGTTTGTCTCGAAAAGCTGTTCGAGTGATAATGTACCAGGGAAAGAATCGTATTAAAACATTGCGAGAAATGCAAGGGCATATGGGCTATGCTGCTGGTTTTGAAGGTCTAGTTAGCTACATAAACAATTTGCTCCCTCAAAATGAAGTAATAAATGAAGCTCTCCGTGCCGAAACTCGGATGTATCCTGAAATTGCCATCCGAGAGCTAGTCGCAAATGCAATTATTCACCAGAATTTTGATATTGGTGGAACAGGTCCAATAGTTGAAATTTTCTCAGATCGAATTGAAATCACTAATCCAGGTACACCACTAATTGAGCCTATTCGTTTTATAGATCAACCGCCACTGTCTAGAAATGAGACACTAGCAGCTTTCATGCGTCGTATTAATGTTTGCGAAGAACGTGGTAGTGGCATTGATAAGGTAATTCATGCAGTTGAAATGTTTCAACTACCTGCTCCTTCCTTTAAGGTGACAGACAATCATATTCAAGCAATTTTATTTGCACACAAAAAACTATCAGACATGGATAAAGACGACAAAGTTAGAGCTTGTTACCAACATGCCTGTCTAAAATTTGTGTCAAACGAGCAAATGACTAATTCTTCCCTACGGCAAAGGTTCTCAATCGCATCAAATAATGCTTCAATAGCGTCTCGTATTATTTCAGACACAGTCGTGGCGGGTTTTATTAAGCCATACGACCCAAGCAGCGAGTCCAAAAAGCACGCAAAGTATGTACCGTTTTGGGTCTGA
- a CDS encoding ABC transporter ATP-binding protein: MLPSHPPNIYPSPLLRVENLCRNFGGLRAVNQVSFQVQRGEIFGLIGPNGAGKTTAFNLITGLIPVSQGNIYLSDRLLTGLAPHQIAAVGVARTFQNIRLFQDLTVWQNVLLGQHLHLPGGFWANLWQLKPVRVAEYHSQVKIQSLLDWVGLGDRPNSLAGTLAYGDQRRLELARALALEPQVLLLDEPAAGMNPNEKKELSNLIRRLQREFDLTIVLIEHHVPLVMGLCDRIAVLDFGELITVGDPATVQQNPAVIEAYLGAL; encoded by the coding sequence ATGTTGCCTTCCCACCCCCCTAACATCTATCCGTCTCCCCTGCTCCGGGTCGAAAATCTCTGTCGCAATTTTGGGGGGTTACGGGCCGTGAATCAAGTCTCGTTTCAGGTGCAACGGGGAGAAATTTTTGGCCTCATTGGCCCCAATGGAGCCGGTAAGACGACGGCGTTTAATCTGATCACAGGCCTAATTCCCGTTAGTCAGGGAAACATTTATCTCAGCGATCGCCTATTAACGGGATTAGCTCCCCACCAGATTGCGGCGGTGGGGGTGGCCCGTACGTTTCAAAATATTCGCCTTTTCCAGGACTTAACGGTTTGGCAGAATGTCCTTTTAGGGCAGCATTTACATCTTCCCGGTGGCTTTTGGGCCAATTTATGGCAGTTAAAGCCGGTGCGGGTGGCCGAATATCATAGCCAGGTTAAAATTCAGAGTCTCCTGGATTGGGTTGGCCTGGGCGATCGCCCCAATAGCTTGGCGGGAACCCTTGCCTATGGCGATCAACGCCGCCTAGAACTGGCCCGGGCCCTTGCCCTTGAACCCCAGGTTTTACTGTTAGATGAACCTGCTGCGGGTATGAATCCCAATGAGAAAAAAGAACTTTCTAACCTGATCCGGCGATTGCAACGGGAATTTGACCTCACCATTGTTTTAATTGAGCACCATGTTCCCTTGGTCATGGGCCTGTGCGATCGCATTGCGGTGTTGGATTTTGGTGAACTTATTACCGTAGGGGATCCCGCTACCGTACAACAGAACCCAGCGGTGATTGAAGCCTACTTAGGGGCGTTGTGA
- the clpP gene encoding ATP-dependent Clp endopeptidase proteolytic subunit ClpP produces the protein MLESRYFHPLSSSLTGPSVVIPNGYPQIQANSQANIVPMVVEQSGRGERAFDIYSRLLRERIIFLGGSGGSGRGIDDTVADSIVAQLLFLDAEDPERDIYLYINSPGGSVTAGMAIYDTMKHVRPDVCTLCFGLAASMGAFLLSGGTPGKRMALPHSRIMIHQPLGGAQGQAVDIEIQAREILYHKRKLNQLLASHTGQPMERIETDTERDFFMSADEAKAYGLIDQVVNRQSLPSHGDSTAA, from the coding sequence ATGCTGGAATCCCGTTACTTTCATCCCCTTAGCTCATCCCTTACTGGCCCATCTGTGGTGATCCCCAATGGGTATCCCCAGATTCAGGCTAATAGCCAAGCCAATATTGTCCCCATGGTGGTAGAACAATCGGGTCGGGGAGAGCGAGCCTTTGACATTTATTCGCGGCTGTTGCGAGAGCGGATTATTTTCCTTGGGGGCAGCGGCGGTTCCGGTCGGGGGATTGATGATACCGTTGCCGACTCCATTGTTGCCCAGCTTCTTTTCCTCGATGCAGAGGATCCAGAGCGGGATATTTATCTGTATATCAACTCCCCTGGAGGGTCAGTCACGGCCGGGATGGCCATCTACGATACGATGAAGCACGTTCGTCCCGATGTCTGTACCCTTTGCTTTGGCCTGGCTGCCAGCATGGGGGCCTTTCTCCTCTCCGGTGGTACCCCTGGCAAGCGGATGGCCCTACCCCATTCTCGAATTATGATTCACCAACCCCTAGGGGGTGCCCAAGGACAGGCCGTGGACATTGAGATTCAGGCCCGGGAAATTCTTTATCACAAGCGCAAGCTCAATCAACTCCTAGCGTCCCACACGGGCCAACCCATGGAACGAATTGAAACGGATACGGAGCGTGATTTCTTTATGTCCGCCGATGAAGCCAAAGCCTACGGCTTAATTGATCAGGTTGTCAACCGTCAAAGTCTCCCCAGCCACGGGGATAGCACCGCAGCTTAA
- the menA gene encoding 2-carboxy-1,4-naphthoquinone phytyltransferase, which translates to MVMSDVMPDSVAVSSEKLWWAALKLPIYSVAIMPIWLGSALGWAESGDLYLGRFFLFLAAAVLILAWLNLSNDVFDADTGIDRHKYHSVVNLTGKKSLILWLSYLCLSLGGVGIGAIAYLQHDVTVPSLVALCCFLGYIYQGPPFRLGYLGLGEPLCFFAFGPLAIAAAYYSQTQAWSPLIWPVGTILGLTTTLILFCSHFHQIEDDLAAGKRSPVARLGTQTSSRLVQGAIAIVFITILIGVGLQVFPPLSLLSLVALPWGVQLIRQMQQFHDQPDQIKTSKFVAANLHFVSGLLFGLGWIL; encoded by the coding sequence ATTGTAATGTCTGATGTCATGCCTGATTCTGTGGCAGTAAGCTCGGAAAAGCTCTGGTGGGCAGCCCTTAAGCTTCCCATTTATAGTGTGGCCATTATGCCGATTTGGCTAGGGAGTGCCCTAGGTTGGGCCGAATCTGGAGACCTCTACCTGGGGCGATTTTTCCTATTTTTGGCCGCAGCGGTGCTGATTTTAGCCTGGCTAAACCTAAGTAATGATGTCTTTGATGCTGACACCGGTATTGATCGCCACAAGTACCATTCCGTGGTCAATCTCACGGGCAAAAAATCCCTGATCCTTTGGTTGAGCTATCTCTGCCTGTCCCTAGGGGGTGTGGGCATCGGGGCGATCGCTTACCTCCAGCACGATGTCACGGTTCCTAGTTTAGTCGCCCTCTGTTGTTTTCTCGGCTATATCTACCAAGGCCCTCCCTTTCGACTGGGGTATTTGGGACTGGGGGAACCCCTGTGTTTTTTTGCCTTTGGTCCCCTCGCCATTGCCGCAGCCTACTACAGTCAAACCCAGGCCTGGTCTCCCCTCATTTGGCCCGTGGGCACGATTCTGGGCCTCACCACCACATTAATTTTGTTTTGCTCCCATTTCCATCAGATTGAAGATGATCTCGCCGCCGGTAAACGGTCTCCAGTGGCCCGCCTTGGCACTCAGACCAGTAGCCGTTTGGTTCAGGGGGCGATCGCCATCGTCTTTATCACCATTCTCATTGGTGTGGGTCTCCAAGTCTTTCCACCCCTTTCGCTCCTCAGTTTGGTGGCCCTGCCCTGGGGGGTGCAATTGATCCGGCAAATGCAACAATTCCATGATCAACCGGATCAGATCAAAACCTCTAAATTTGTGGCGGCCAATCTACACTTTGTCAGTGGCCTCCTTTTTGGTTTAGGCTGGATCCTTTAG
- a CDS encoding diacylglycerol/polyprenol kinase family protein, which produces MATPNPEPHLLWGGFLVLLWLGLLLLASELVYRFCQDGAEIARKIVHIGAGHVILIAWWQNIPTVWGVAVSLGVSLLTLISYRYPLFPSISGVGRKSWGTFFYALSMAILIAVYWPQQPAFAILGILIMTWADGFAALVGKRFGRHPYVLWGSRKSWEGSLTMAGVSCIVTLFVLWLTFGWHQQLWIIAPVVGLAAMALETLSWRGLDNLTVPLGSATLCFLLTQGLF; this is translated from the coding sequence ATGGCAACGCCAAACCCAGAACCCCATCTCCTCTGGGGGGGATTTTTAGTCTTACTTTGGCTAGGCCTGCTTCTCTTGGCCTCTGAACTGGTCTATCGATTTTGCCAGGATGGAGCAGAAATTGCCCGTAAAATTGTCCACATTGGGGCTGGCCATGTGATTTTGATTGCCTGGTGGCAGAATATCCCTACGGTATGGGGGGTCGCGGTTTCCTTGGGGGTCAGTCTTCTCACCCTCATTTCCTATCGCTATCCCCTCTTTCCCAGTATCAGTGGCGTTGGCCGCAAAAGTTGGGGTACTTTTTTCTATGCCCTGAGTATGGCGATTTTGATTGCGGTTTATTGGCCGCAGCAGCCCGCGTTTGCCATCCTCGGAATTTTAATTATGACCTGGGCCGATGGGTTCGCAGCCCTGGTGGGTAAACGGTTTGGTCGCCACCCCTACGTTCTCTGGGGGAGCAGAAAAAGCTGGGAAGGCTCTTTAACCATGGCGGGGGTCAGTTGTATAGTGACGCTGTTTGTTCTCTGGCTAACCTTTGGCTGGCATCAACAGCTTTGGATCATTGCCCCTGTGGTGGGTTTAGCCGCCATGGCCTTGGAGACCCTCTCTTGGCGAGGGTTGGATAATCTCACGGTTCCCCTGGGGAGTGCCACCCTTTGTTTTCTCTTAACCCAGGGGCTATTTTGA
- the folD gene encoding bifunctional methylenetetrahydrofolate dehydrogenase/methenyltetrahydrofolate cyclohydrolase FolD, producing MHPHRSSTALTPPMSGTILNGKAVAQTLEVELAQQVASLRAQTGKSPGLAVIRVGDDPASAVYVRAKEQACGRVGIQSFGCHLPKDTSAADLVTKIDALNQDEQVHGILLQLPLPPQLDERALLYRIDPNKDVDGLHPENLGRLLRGEPGLQSCTPRGVMELLTAYDIPLAGRSAVVIGRSILVGKPLGLMLLAANATVTIAHSRSQNLGAIAAQADVLIAAVGRPKLITADMVKPQAVVVDVGINRYPRPDGKTSLVGDVDFEAVAPVASHITPVPGGVGPMTVAMLLHNTVWSFRYHEGLLETGK from the coding sequence ATGCACCCTCACCGATCCTCGACCGCCCTTACCCCACCTATGTCCGGCACAATTTTGAATGGCAAGGCCGTAGCCCAGACCCTAGAGGTTGAACTGGCCCAACAGGTTGCCAGTCTCCGGGCCCAAACCGGAAAATCTCCGGGTCTGGCGGTTATTCGGGTGGGGGACGACCCCGCCAGTGCGGTCTATGTTCGCGCCAAGGAGCAGGCCTGTGGGCGGGTGGGGATTCAATCCTTTGGTTGCCACTTGCCCAAGGATACCAGCGCGGCGGATCTGGTGACTAAAATTGATGCCCTAAACCAAGATGAACAGGTCCATGGCATCCTATTGCAACTGCCCCTGCCCCCTCAGCTAGACGAGCGGGCCCTACTCTACCGCATTGATCCCAACAAAGATGTGGATGGCCTCCACCCGGAAAATTTAGGGCGATTATTGCGGGGTGAACCGGGATTACAAAGTTGTACCCCTAGGGGGGTGATGGAGTTACTAACGGCCTACGATATTCCTTTGGCAGGGCGATCGGCGGTGGTGATTGGTCGCAGTATTTTGGTGGGCAAGCCCCTAGGGTTGATGCTCTTGGCAGCAAATGCCACAGTAACCATTGCCCATTCCCGTAGTCAAAATCTAGGGGCGATCGCCGCCCAAGCGGATGTGTTGATTGCCGCCGTTGGCCGACCCAAATTAATCACCGCTGATATGGTCAAACCCCAAGCCGTGGTCGTGGATGTTGGCATCAATCGCTACCCCCGCCCCGACGGTAAAACCAGCTTAGTGGGCGATGTGGATTTTGAGGCGGTGGCCCCGGTGGCCAGCCATATTACCCCCGTTCCTGGGGGAGTAGGGCCGATGACGGTGGCCATGTTGCTGCACAATACAGTATGGAGCTTCCGTTATCACGAAGGGTTATTGGAGACGGGAAAGTAA
- a CDS encoding divergent PAP2 family protein, translating into MNGMAELLSNQVLWVALAASAIAQILKLVIDIAKHRKLNFRVLVETGGMPSSHSALVAALATGVGQTKGWNSIEFAIALVFAFIVMYDAAGVRQAAGKQARILNQIVEEFFQEGHELAESRLKELLGHTPIQVIAGSALGVAISWFTFSPV; encoded by the coding sequence ATGAATGGTATGGCTGAACTTCTCTCGAATCAAGTCCTATGGGTTGCCCTGGCCGCCAGTGCGATCGCCCAAATTCTCAAGCTCGTGATTGATATCGCCAAACACCGCAAGTTAAATTTTCGGGTGTTGGTGGAAACCGGCGGGATGCCCAGTTCCCACTCCGCCCTTGTTGCGGCCCTAGCCACGGGAGTGGGTCAGACGAAGGGCTGGAATAGTATTGAATTTGCCATTGCCCTGGTTTTTGCCTTTATTGTTATGTACGATGCCGCTGGGGTGCGCCAGGCGGCGGGGAAACAGGCGCGCATCCTTAATCAAATTGTCGAAGAATTTTTCCAAGAAGGTCACGAATTGGCAGAGTCTCGTCTCAAGGAACTCCTTGGCCATACGCCCATTCAGGTCATTGCTGGCTCTGCCCTGGGGGTTGCCATTTCTTGGTTCACCTTTTCGCCGGTATAG
- a CDS encoding lipid-A-disaccharide synthase yields the protein MVTHRMEQSLKPQDTAEPLDILILSNGPGELATWVYPVLRAFAPVTIPLRISLVLAPCPHASGQEAAIAQAYGGIDRVQGAEHFWPFLLWGQTKDHWDWSKRGVVLFLGGDQFFAVVLAKRLGYGCVVYAEWEARWLAWVDRVGLRRGDGQPIADRYRHKVEIIGDLMSESGTRDGDPRAAVYAKLGIAADRPLVALMPGSKANKLKIGVPLCVGIGDRLHQGQPDVCCIIPVAPSLTLEHLASYADPDQNSDFKYSGGIDATLVQPETGLPYLLTPQGAKIYLWQDVPNYDLLSCVQICVTTVGANTAELASLAIPMIVLLPAQQLRISRVHSWEGLAGMLVDLPAIGYWWTRLVFWLVVFHGLGWRRSWQFLTSSETNWDLVKEGLGLRAWPNLWAGKEIVPELVGPLEPADVADQIRDYLDHPHRLQEMRHALEEVRGQPGAAQALVNMVMTVGEMAAEDTLP from the coding sequence GTGGTTACACATCGAATGGAGCAATCCCTTAAGCCTCAGGATACCGCTGAACCCCTAGATATTCTCATTCTCTCCAATGGGCCCGGGGAATTGGCAACTTGGGTCTATCCAGTACTACGGGCCTTTGCTCCTGTAACAATCCCCCTGCGAATTTCCCTAGTTCTAGCTCCCTGTCCCCATGCCAGTGGTCAAGAGGCGGCGATCGCCCAGGCCTATGGGGGCATCGATCGGGTGCAAGGGGCAGAGCATTTTTGGCCCTTTTTACTGTGGGGGCAAACCAAAGACCATTGGGATTGGTCAAAACGGGGGGTTGTTCTTTTTTTAGGGGGCGATCAGTTTTTTGCCGTGGTCCTAGCAAAGCGGTTGGGCTATGGCTGTGTGGTCTATGCCGAATGGGAAGCCCGTTGGTTAGCCTGGGTCGATCGGGTCGGTCTGCGGCGTGGGGATGGGCAGCCGATCGCCGATCGCTATCGCCATAAGGTGGAGATCATTGGCGATTTAATGAGTGAGTCCGGTACGCGGGATGGGGATCCCAGGGCAGCAGTTTATGCAAAATTGGGGATTGCTGCAGATCGCCCCCTTGTCGCCCTAATGCCGGGATCAAAGGCCAACAAATTAAAGATTGGGGTTCCCCTGTGTGTGGGGATTGGCGATCGCCTCCATCAAGGGCAGCCCGATGTTTGCTGTATTATTCCCGTCGCTCCCAGCTTAACGTTAGAGCATCTGGCCAGCTATGCCGACCCCGATCAAAACAGTGACTTTAAGTACAGTGGTGGGATCGACGCTACCCTCGTCCAACCGGAGACGGGTCTGCCCTATCTCCTCACCCCCCAGGGGGCGAAAATCTATCTTTGGCAGGACGTTCCCAACTATGATTTACTCTCCTGTGTGCAAATCTGTGTGACCACAGTGGGGGCAAATACCGCCGAATTGGCCTCCCTGGCCATTCCCATGATCGTTCTCTTGCCCGCCCAGCAACTTAGGATTAGCCGTGTCCATTCCTGGGAAGGGTTAGCAGGGATGTTAGTGGATTTACCGGCGATCGGCTATTGGTGGACTCGTTTAGTCTTTTGGTTGGTGGTGTTTCATGGTCTGGGCTGGCGGCGATCGTGGCAGTTTTTAACCAGTTCGGAAACCAACTGGGACTTAGTGAAAGAGGGCCTGGGGTTACGGGCCTGGCCCAATCTATGGGCCGGCAAGGAAATTGTCCCTGAATTGGTGGGGCCCTTAGAACCGGCAGATGTGGCGGATCAAATTAGGGATTACCTTGACCATCCCCATCGCCTTCAGGAGATGCGCCATGCCCTAGAGGAGGTGCGGGGGCAACCGGGAGCCGCCCAGGCCCTTGTTAATATGGTGATGACGGTAGGAGAGATGGCCGCAGAGGATACCTTACCTTGA
- the crtE gene encoding geranylgeranyl diphosphate synthase CrtE, translating to MISAQSPQVQAKPGPDFNLRGYLEERRTLVEAALEQSIPVTYPEKIYDAMRYSLMAGGKRLRPILCLATCELLGGTIAMAMPTACALEMIHTMSLIHDDLPAMDNDDYRRGKLTNHKVYGEDIAILAGDGLLAYAFEYVVEKTENVAPEQLLKVVARLGHAVAATGLVGGQVVDLECEGLSNIGVETLHFIHSHKTGALLEASVLSGGLLTGADKETLQRLSRYAANIGLAFQIVDDILDVTSTRDVLGKTAGKDLQAQKITYPSLWGIEKSRQEAQGLVDAAKDELACYGERAIPLQAIAGYITARTH from the coding sequence ATGATTTCAGCCCAAAGCCCTCAAGTCCAAGCTAAGCCCGGCCCCGATTTTAATCTGCGGGGTTACTTGGAGGAGCGGCGAACTTTAGTAGAAGCAGCCCTTGAGCAGTCAATCCCTGTGACCTATCCGGAAAAAATCTATGATGCCATGCGCTATTCCCTCATGGCTGGGGGGAAACGACTACGGCCCATTCTTTGCCTAGCCACCTGTGAACTCCTCGGCGGCACGATCGCCATGGCCATGCCCACCGCCTGCGCCTTAGAAATGATTCACACTATGTCCCTCATCCATGATGACTTACCCGCCATGGACAATGATGACTATCGCCGGGGCAAGCTAACCAATCATAAAGTTTACGGCGAAGACATTGCCATCTTAGCGGGGGATGGTCTACTAGCCTATGCCTTTGAGTATGTGGTTGAAAAGACGGAAAACGTGGCCCCAGAGCAATTGTTAAAGGTTGTGGCTCGGTTAGGCCATGCGGTGGCGGCGACGGGGTTAGTGGGGGGACAGGTGGTGGATCTGGAGTGCGAGGGCCTGAGTAATATTGGTGTCGAAACCCTCCACTTTATCCATTCCCATAAAACGGGGGCCCTCTTAGAGGCCTCGGTGCTATCCGGTGGCTTGCTGACGGGGGCTGATAAGGAAACCCTGCAACGGCTATCTCGCTATGCCGCTAACATTGGCTTGGCCTTCCAAATTGTGGATGATATTTTAGATGTCACTTCGACCCGTGATGTCCTCGGCAAAACCGCTGGCAAGGATTTACAGGCCCAGAAGATTACCTATCCAAGTCTTTGGGGCATTGAAAAATCTCGCCAAGAAGCCCAAGGGTTGGTGGATGCGGCGAAGGACGAATTGGCCTGCTATGGCGAACGGGCTATTCCCCTCCAGGCGATCGCCGGTTATATTACGGCCCGTACCCACTAG
- the tig gene encoding trigger factor — MTEASVLKVTQEKLPASRVGLDIEIPGNVSQSTYDRVLNNFLRKAAIPGFRKGKVPRKILIQQIGPERIKYAALEELLETHIKAAIAQEKVSFLGNVSLTSDFDVLMETFEPGQVFHVKIAVDVLPEIAITPEQYTELTIGYRSKTYDPTDVDQILLNQQKERATLIPIEGDRPAQGEDIVLVDFSAVDKETGEVLEDAQGEDVQIDLSETNFLPDFQAAIVGMTVGETIEVDVTFPEDYQEEAFANSTATFTIILNEIKERELPPLDDAFAQDCSEFDTLEELREVLEERTQKAVEDENRQAKESAILSKLLEGIDFEVPEVLIKEETQRRIQQLLNRLEEQGMKMPKSLSTDMQKNLEQGLRGVSVEAVQKDLLLEEIAHQESIEPDPKEVEEQVELVLKALGKKSASRERVHGIMADELRKRAVVDWLIEKNHLEINDEPEDDEESENDGSEASQSPDIAQGSDPITEVIDTTATTIEDDLQEPSPDTAEESVTAIANEPKKKRSSKKANPGPSGE, encoded by the coding sequence TTGACCGAGGCATCAGTATTAAAAGTTACCCAGGAAAAATTACCCGCCAGTCGAGTGGGATTAGACATTGAAATTCCTGGAAATGTTTCCCAAAGCACCTACGATCGAGTTTTGAACAACTTTCTTCGCAAAGCAGCCATTCCAGGATTTCGCAAGGGTAAAGTCCCCCGCAAAATTTTGATTCAGCAAATTGGCCCCGAACGCATCAAGTATGCAGCCCTCGAAGAGCTACTCGAAACTCATATTAAAGCGGCGATCGCCCAAGAGAAAGTATCTTTCCTGGGCAATGTATCCCTAACCTCAGACTTTGATGTCCTGATGGAAACCTTTGAACCGGGGCAAGTGTTCCACGTCAAGATTGCCGTTGATGTCCTACCCGAAATTGCCATCACACCAGAGCAATACACCGAATTAACCATTGGTTACCGCTCCAAAACCTATGATCCCACCGACGTGGATCAGATCCTCCTAAACCAACAAAAAGAACGAGCCACCCTGATTCCCATCGAGGGCGATCGCCCTGCCCAAGGGGAGGACATTGTTTTAGTGGACTTTTCCGCCGTGGATAAGGAAACCGGCGAGGTACTGGAGGATGCCCAGGGGGAGGATGTTCAAATCGACCTAAGTGAAACAAATTTTCTACCGGATTTTCAGGCGGCCATTGTGGGCATGACCGTGGGGGAAACCATAGAGGTGGATGTCACTTTTCCCGAAGACTATCAGGAAGAAGCGTTCGCCAATAGTACGGCTACATTTACCATTATCCTCAATGAGATTAAGGAGCGGGAACTCCCTCCCCTAGATGATGCCTTCGCCCAAGACTGTAGTGAGTTCGACACCCTAGAGGAGTTGCGGGAAGTTCTGGAGGAACGAACCCAGAAAGCCGTAGAGGATGAAAATCGTCAGGCAAAGGAATCGGCCATCCTCAGTAAATTATTGGAAGGTATCGACTTCGAGGTTCCCGAAGTCCTTATTAAAGAAGAAACCCAACGGCGTATCCAGCAATTACTGAATCGGCTAGAGGAGCAGGGCATGAAAATGCCTAAGTCCCTATCGACAGATATGCAGAAAAACTTGGAGCAGGGTTTACGGGGTGTCTCGGTGGAAGCCGTGCAGAAAGACCTTCTTTTAGAGGAGATCGCCCATCAAGAGTCCATCGAACCGGATCCCAAAGAGGTAGAGGAACAGGTGGAACTCGTCCTAAAAGCCCTCGGCAAGAAGTCCGCCAGCCGGGAACGGGTTCATGGCATCATGGCAGATGAGCTTCGCAAACGGGCTGTGGTGGACTGGCTAATTGAAAAAAATCATCTAGAAATTAACGACGAACCAGAAGACGACGAAGAAAGCGAAAACGACGGGTCAGAGGCCAGTCAATCCCCAGACATTGCCCAGGGATCAGACCCCATTACAGAGGTCATTGACACGACTGCGACCACCATTGAGGACGATCTCCAGGAGCCATCCCCGGACACCGCAGAGGAATCCGTCACGGCGATCGCCAACGAACCCAAGAAAAAACGTAGTTCAAAAAAAGCCAACCCTGGCCCTTCTGGGGAATAG
- a CDS encoding pentapeptide repeat-containing protein, whose protein sequence is MVSYSTRPSDNQNKNEFLNRYAPWVYSQKQASEMMDEYTAGRRDFRHMNLQGVTLTDVDLAGVDLSGADLSNATLTDVNLTDAKLIETTLSNAELTNVQFRQANLSRANLRGATLTHSSLATANLRGTVLPNGRMGR, encoded by the coding sequence ATGGTCAGTTATTCCACTCGTCCATCTGACAATCAAAATAAAAACGAGTTTCTGAATCGCTATGCCCCCTGGGTATACAGTCAAAAACAAGCTAGTGAAATGATGGATGAATATACTGCTGGCCGTCGCGATTTTCGCCACATGAATTTGCAGGGGGTAACCCTCACCGACGTGGATTTAGCCGGGGTAGATTTAAGTGGTGCTGACCTGAGTAATGCCACCCTCACCGATGTCAATCTCACCGATGCCAAGTTAATTGAAACAACCTTGAGCAATGCGGAATTAACCAATGTGCAGTTTCGTCAAGCCAACTTGAGTCGGGCAAATCTGCGGGGGGCTACCCTCACCCATAGCTCCTTGGCAACGGCAAACCTGCGGGGGACGGTGTTACCCAATGGCCGGATGGGTCGGTAG